From Glycine max cultivar Williams 82 chromosome 11, Glycine_max_v4.0, whole genome shotgun sequence, the proteins below share one genomic window:
- the PIP2-3 gene encoding aquaporin PIP2-7: MAKDVEVQEQGGEYSAKDYHDPPPAPLFDPEELTQWSFYRALIAEFIATLLFLYVTVLTIIGYKRQTDATLGGTECDGVGILGIAWAFGGMIFILVYCTAGISGGHINPAVTFGLFLGRKVSLIRALLYMVAQCAGAICGTGLAKGFQKSYYNRYGGGANSVADGYNNGTALGAEIIGTFVLVYTVFSATDPKRNARDSHVPVLAPLPIGFAVFMVHLATIPITGTGINPARSFGAAVIYNKDKIWDDQWIFWVGPIVGAAVAAFYHQYILRAAAIKALGSFRSNA, from the exons ATGGCTAAAGATGTTGAGGTTCAAGAGCAAGGAGGAGAGTACTCTGCAAAAGACTACCATGACCCTCCTCCAGCACCCTTGTTCGACCCAGAGGAGCTCACACAGTGGTCCTTTTATAGAGCCCTAATCGCTGAGTTCATAGCAACCCTTCTCTTCCTTTATGTCACCGTGCTCACCATTATTGGCTACAAAAGGCAGACTGATGCCACGCTAGGTGGCACCGAGTGTGATGGGGTTGGCATTTTGGGCATCGCTTGGGCCTTTGGTGGCATGATCTTCATCCTTGTTTACTGCACCGCCGGTATTTCAG GAGGACACATAAACCCGGCGGTGACATTCGGGCTGTTCCTAGGACGCAAGGTTTCGTTGATAAGGGCGTTGTTGTACATGGTAGCACAGTGTGCCGGTGCTATCTGTGGCACTGGATTGGCCAAGGGGTTCCAAAAATCATACTACAACAGGTATGGAGGTGGTGCCAACTCTGTTGCTGATGGCTACAACAATGGTACTGCTTTGGGTGCTGAGATTATTGGTACCTTCGTTCTTGTCTACACTGTCTTCTCTGCCACTGACCCTAAGAGGAACGCTAGGGACTCCCATGTTCCT GTACTGGCACCACTTCCTATTGGATTTGCCGTGTTCATGGTTCACTTGGCTACAATCCCAATTACTGGTACTGGCATTAACCCAGCAAGGAGTTTCGGAGCAGCTGTAATCTACAACAAGGACAAAATCTGGGATGACCAG TGGATATTCTGGGTTGGACCAATTGTTGGAGCAGCAGTGGCTGCATTCTACCACCAATACATCCTTAGAGCAGCAGCTATCAAGGCTCTTGGATCCTTCAGAAGCAacgcttaa
- the LOC100783486 gene encoding uncharacterized protein encodes MSPIGLSFLFFLPLALLSIARGQERAPHGLVYESPVPFPPAAYDFFHPNAQKPEKEEPCAASKCSPLPLAAQVDATQIYENKASETQKDGKQIGAGGVAGIITAVAFAVLLAMGIYYVKVTRQANMSRASNSVQSHA; translated from the coding sequence ATGAGTCCCATTGGCTTGTccttcctcttcttccttcctttAGCACTTCTCTCTATTGCCAGAGGTCAAGAAAGAGCTCCTCATGGGCTTGTTTATGAGAGTCCTGTACCTTTTCCACCAGCAGCATATGACTTCTTTCATCCCAATGCTCAAAAGCCTGAGAAAGAAGAGCCATGTGCTGCATCCAAATGTTCACCACTGCCTCTAGCAGCTCAAGTGGATGCCACTCAAATATATGAAAACAAAGCTTCAGAAACACAGAAAGATGGGAAACAAATAGGAGCTGGGGGGGTAGCTGGCATTATCACTGCTGTTGCTTTTGCTGTGCTTTTAGCCATGGGAATCTACTATGTAAAGGTCACTCGCCAAGCCAACATGAGTAGAGCCAGTAATAGTGTTCAATCTCATGCTTGA